Genomic window (Syngnathus typhle isolate RoL2023-S1 ecotype Sweden linkage group LG4, RoL_Styp_1.0, whole genome shotgun sequence):
ATGTGTTGACACGGTGGCCTTCGAAATGGTTTTGACGGCCTCttttgttgaaaagaaaaaaagtcatgtaTGTAAACAGGAACTTTTCTTACAGTACATATGCAAGTTAGCAAGACAACAGGCTATTCTGACTCATTCATATTTATTGATGTAATCAATTAAATTTTAAATGTGCCTGTGTTCCAACAGATTACTGCGACGGCAACACACATGGATCTTGTTTTCCTGTGGATTCTTCCTTTTAAGCAGGTCATATTTTGCACACACTGAGACACCAGTGCTGCATGTACGCCACCTCTCACGCCATTCCTGTGTTGATGCATGAATCATGAAACTTTGACTCCACGCGTCTCTTTCTTCCGCTCTCTCACTTATGTCTGCGGGCCGGTAACGCTTTAAGGCTGCACAGATGTCTTTGGACCGCTTCTGTCTCTGAAGTGCTCCGTGGGTCACATGCATGAAGATCCAGGTTAACTGACAGACAGATTGGGGAGGTGGCTAAAGAGGGTCATGGTCAAAGGTCGGGATAATCGGGAAATCTCTGAGAAGCTATTTGGATCTTGTCCATGTGAACATCTTAATGTTGTCTGCCGAATGCAGTCCCTCCTTCATTCACTCTATTTCCTCAAATGATGTCTTTCGAGCTTGCAGTCACTTGCAGTTCCTTTTCAGGAAATAAATCTATGAATCAATTTCATTTACATCAAAGAATTAGTCCATGATTAtcatgttgctaaccaaaacagcagtgcCTACTGAGGTGCTGTGCAGTCTTACCAGCCACCACTCACAATATCCTTATATGTAAATTTTCAGtgccttttttttgtccattttatGTTATACGGGTCATCTTCCAAATTAGAATTAATTGTATCTGACAagtgtatatttttaaaatgaagtaGATGGAACACTAACTTGTTGCTTTCTTGTGATCTTACACAGGCttccaagttttttttcctgtgagggcctgGGGAAATTCTTCTGCAGAGCTTGGTAAGTTATTTGacctacacacgcacgcacacacccacacacacgctcGCGTGCAAGGTAGGGGGTCACATCTTAGTAAAAGAAGTGTTAGTGCTTCAGCAGGTACATGTCACCTCATCCTGCTCTTTGATTTGCACAGACACTTCCCTTTAGCATAGGAttgacaaatacacacacacaaagccacaCTCTTTGGTGCGTTCATAAAATAACCCTAACTTGTCTTTGTAACAAGTCATGCTTGATTGAAATGCCAGATTGGTTGCAGCTAAAGTTTTAGTTTGGAACTAGTGGCCACACAGGAGAAAGAAAGACCATTTGGAATGAAGTTGATCAATTCAGATACTCACAGGAGGAAGCGGGACTTGACAGAGAAGCCTTAAATAGTACAAATGAGTCCTAGTGTCTATTTAGCGTGTAACTGTCAAAAGCAGGACAGGATGCCTGTGTGAATGAGAAGAGGGAGCTCACAATGTTGActagtccattttttttttttttatctttcatcTACTCCATCTACTGTGCTTCGAGAAGCTATAAAACATTTACAAATttcctgctaaaaaaaaaaaaacaagtctagGATAATTAGAATAGAATAATTGCCAAAAATATGTCGAAAGAAATCACAAAAGACAAGCTCATTGATAGCTAAGCCAGGTTTTAATTCTCCATGCATGAAGATAAGTAGCGACTGCTCTTCCTAAACAACAAGTTTAGGTGTTGCACAGGTCGGTGCCGCAGCAGTAAATTGAGGCGACGGAGGGCTCGTCCTTGATGAAGTTGCATTCAGGGTAAGAAGCGCAGCCTTTCATGTAGTCTGGAGCTGcggacaaaaaataaacacattatgTTAGGGGAGAGTCAAAAAAGTATTGTTTTATTGGCAATGAAATTGTagtttgagcaaaaaaaataagcgtaagactgcaataaaaaaaactcttgtgAAAAAGGTCAAATCTGAGTTTGACAAAAAAATCtacaagaggaaaaaaactcTAATTTTGAggtgcattgttttttttaaatatgaaactaaagacaaaaacaaggaaAGTCCTAATCACGAATACAAAAAAAGATGTAATCTCTCAAGGATAACATTTTATTCCTTGGACTTTTGTTCATACAAACAAAGACTTCTTAAGAACATGAACTGTGAATGAAGAAAACAGAcataatagtttaaaaaaaatgtaatgtgaAATATTACTGCAAGAAAGTATGAATAGAGAAGTCATGATCTTCTCGGTACCAAACTCTATTTTATAGAAAAAacaaattctttaaaaaaaaaaaaaaagtaggcccAATCTTTGGAAGGTGAAAGAATATTCTTAAGGGTCAGGAACTACTCACAGGTGCCATCATTATAGACGACACTGGCACACAAATGATGGGAAGTGGTGCAGATCTCCTCATTTCCTGGGCAATTGTTGCGTCCTCCGCAATAACACTTGAGGGCCTCGCCTAAACAAAGCAACATGTTTATCAGAAGCGCAACTAAACACTCTGAGCACCAACGAAGCGCGCCGCACTTACCCTGGCTGACTAGCACAAAGACGAGAAGAGCAACAAGGAAGGTCTTCATGTTGTTCAATCGATGATCCCACTGGATTGGAGCTCGTCTATCGCATAGCCTCCTTTATATGCAGCCATCTTAACCCAAAATTTCCCAATACAAGTTTCAAAATAACTCCTTCCCAATTTTAATGCCAGGAAACTATTCACACAACGGTAACACAAATGTGTTATGGTGGAAAAACAATCAATTGTGACACATTGCTGACAGTTAATACAGCATGACGAGCATTTGTAATCTGCAGCATACGCCTTAATAGGCGGGAAAGTCACAAGTTTAAGATGAACTCTTCCAATTTTATTGGCTGGACATTATTTAGAAACCAGTACAAAAATATGTGTTACGGTGACAAAATGAAATAGATTGCAGCAAATTGCTGATAGCATTTTGCTGACAGTATGATGCGCGCACGTCATACACAGCATACGCCTTAAGTGAAACATCATTTAGCATTTTATTACCATTTTTGGTAGCATTCAGACATATTCGCTTTTGAGGCACCTTGGAAATGGCCAAAAACATACACTTGAAACCAAAATGGCAAACTTCCTTTATGTTTTTGGGTTGAAGTCTggagacttttttgtgggtccaCTCAAATCTGATATTGTCAGTAGGGATGTTTTAGTACATTTAGATTATAGGGAGGAACTAAATTTTTCATTTGAGTGTTGAGCTGAAAATGctcatatctatgtattttttcAAAGACTTAAATGTTTGATTATAGCCTTCATCCATAATTTTTAAGTCCACATGCCTCACTCTCAGGCAGTACCAAAACGGCAATCGGTTAACAATAAATACTTAGCAAATTAGCAATAATAATGGAGGGAAAAAATAACAAATTTCACCAAATCAAATTTGTGACgctcattgggactttaacttaataATATATATGATTCTCGTATTCTGCATCATGGTGTGCCATCAAATATATTGATTCTTTTCAGGTGACCTCATTATGTTGAGAATAAAACAGAGCATGCTAATCCTTAGCCATTATTTCCCTCAAGACGGCCTGTGTATTAGTTAGAGGTTCATCTCCTACTGTCGCTTAGGTGTGAAGCCTGGATTTTTCATGTCCTCCTACACCCCCTACCAATTCCCCCTTTACAGCAGACCAGGTGTCAAAGCCCCCACTGAGGTGACACTTTTCACCAGTGTGAGAAAGCGCTTCCCTGCAACAATGCAcgtctcctctcctcttctcgTATCAAAACAAGAACTTTTACAGAAAGGAAGAACCAACTAAAGATGTCTTATAACACTTGAATACTCTTACAGTTTGTCTGTGCtgagattcattcattcactgagTATTTATCTCGACCTAATGGGTGTCTGTCTTGTCTTGTCCTGCTCTTCCTCCTTATTTCCCTTTACAGATAAatatgtcactcacactgtgtGTTTGTCTGGTTGGCGGGGGATGTTGAGTTACCCAAAAATGACCTAAGGGCCGAGGTTTCAGTCGTTTTGTGTCAATGAGCTTTTCTTAGACAACTTTTTAAAAGCTTGCAGAAGTTACCACGAGAGGGCGCCCGCGTACCACACGTTGAGAAATACTTGTCTAAATTGCCTCTTAAGTATCTCGAGATTCTGGATGCCAAAATGATGCTCTTGGATCTCACGCACACCTCGTATACTTGTAGCTGTATCTACAGATGCATGTCACGTAACTTGCTTGTGATAAGAGCTGATAAAAGTTGTCTCTGTCATTCCTCCGAGTTGTCCTCGCCCATGTGGTGGGAGCAACCGCGCAACTCCCTTCCTCCACCGCAGATTattttcaaacatttaaaagaacacCGCAAATTAATTACGTTTTCCATCATTCTTTCCATCAGTCAAGTTGTTGAGCTACTGTACAGTTGACAAACAGAGTAAGTCTGCCATCTAGCGTTAGTTTTGCAGAAAtacatcacttttttttatcacttgaTCATACGTTCAAATATGTCCTGTATCAGTAATCCAATTCATAATTAGAGAACTCTTGCTATATTTTCAAAGAAAATGAacgttcagaaaaaaaaacaatgactgcTGTTGCGAAAACAATAAACACCCAGTTTTGAATAACAAAGTAAagcaatattcattttatttattaatattgtgTAATGTAGTGTGGAACTGTACTGTGAGCACATTCTAATCTTATGTTAGCTACTATGTAAACAACAGTATCCTTGATTATGGCAGTCTGCAAGTCATTCATGTCTACAAGGTCTTTCCAGATCTGCCCAGTCAGTCAGGAATCAGATTCAGCACTACTCAAGCACCGTTCACCAATGTGCATTATGCACCCATTCACGTCTTCGTGTATTTATAGCACATGAAAAGTAAACCTATCCACCCCTCTGTCTCCTTGAGTGGATGGATCTTCCAgtctccatctctctctccctccctccatcctgtCGCATCCCTTCCTGACTGTAACCTCCCCCGTCTCTCATTGGATGCTGTGTGGGCTGATGCTCGTTGCTTCATTCCGTGATGTCTCTGCCACAGCGTGGACCCGGCTGACTgcattagatagatagatagatagatagatagatagatagatagatagatagatagatagatagatagatagatagatagatagatagatagatagatagatagatagatagatagatagatagatagatagatagatagatagatagatttttCCACAGTCATTGCAGGAGTGTAACATATTGACATTTGCTGAGCTCTTGAGGTAAGATAAATATGTCTTATGGCATGATACATAATGTAATTTCAGGCATGTGTGCTGTCAATGCGGCATTCATGTTAGATAGATATTCAAGTACATGCTTATTCTTCACTTTTTATCCACAACCTTCTACATACAGTAAGTTGCATTTTAGAAGTGGTGCAGAGAGGCAAGTGTATATTGCCATGAAACAGCATGGCCATCCCAATTGGAGAAAAGAGCTTTCACTGAGCAATGAGAGTTTTCCTGATTGGATAGTGGAGCCACGTGTCATTGAAGGCTGTGTCATGTTCATATAGTACTAGCATGTTATTGTGTACGCGGGGTTCAGGAGTGTTTCAGTGAGCACGGGCTGTGAGGTGGAGAAGAGACTGTGAATTCTTTTGCCAGCTATTGTATGAACCGAAACAAATTTCTAAGATTCCTAAGATTTTACTGTAACTTAAATGCCCGACGATACAAGTAGACTTTCATAGTAATTTTTACCtacaattttttcttttatacacTGTGACAATCAGCCCTACCCAGCTCACACATTTGAACTTGTTTATCTACATGATCAGAAAAGTAACTAGTTAAAAAAAGCCAAACCAAACACATTATAAAGCAGAAGTGGTCTATAAGCCAGAGGGCGTGAACATTGAGTCATgaccaacatttttttctctgcaGGGACTTAACACAGTGAAAAGGGATCTGGAAGTAAACCAGTCATATGATCCATGGTCACCCATAAGCTAttagtgcgagagagagagaaggggagAGACGCCTTAGTGCGCAGTTGAGAATGCAAATGAAGAGGAAAAGTGGCAAAAGATTGTTTACTATTGCTTCAAGTCATAGGTTGTGTTGTACCGGACGCTCCACCGGGTGTTAACTTTGATAGATCTGCTCATGGGTGCTTGTTTCCAAAGCTACAACTTAAAGGTAAACTTGAATTTGATAAGGAATaccttaaagcaggggtgtcaaactatttttttcgcaattctagtaatgacacacgaatttgatgcacaatttggctTTGCGgggcacataaaatgatgtggcgggccgtgtctggcccccggaacttgagtttgacacctgtgccttaACAACAAAAGGTTCTGTGTGGATGTTATTTCCAACAGGGGACGAGGCAGTGAAAGTGTGCATCTGCGCAATAATGTTGTGTTGTATTAATTTGAATAAATGCTATATGTTACAATGTAAATATTGTACAGTTAAAGCGGGCAACTTGGAATGATTCGCATATTCTCCTCTCAAGCACACCACCGTGAGCCATTTAGAAACTGGGATCGGCCTGACCTGCTAACACATTGGCAGTGAGGCGCCGGATCAAGGAGGCTCCTGCTGACCATGTATTCCCCCCAGAGCCTCCATCGCTGGGGCATCACTCACAGCGAGAGTATGGAACGCTTAGCCTACAGCCAAGGTAAGCAGCCACTGCATGACATAACATTGCAAATGCAGTACTTCAATTCATACACCGTATTCTATCCACAAGATTCTCAACAATGTTTGATACACCTGCACAATCTGAGAAATTCCATCACGATAACTATCACAGCCTCAGTTTTTATCGACAGTGTTGCATGTTCTTCCTGTGATGCAAAAATGATTACACAAATTGTGGCTTTTCTTGAGAGGTAGTCATAGTAGAGGTGTTTATTTGCCAATGGGGTACCTGAAATACACAAATGCAATGTGATTAAAACATTTTGATATCCACTGAGTAGATAGAACACGTGTTTAACATACctcatttctattttttaattAGATTCTTTGAAATGTATATATTGTCACCTTTCTGCCCGgcagcaaaaaaatacaaagtacAATAAGTGGCAAAAATGTAGCAcagaatatgaatattcaacGTTTTTCAGATAACCCTACAAAATAAGATAATTACAAAGCTGTTGGTTTTTGTCCTCGTACATTCTCGCGAGAACGAGCTTTCTGGGGCGGTCATGCATTTGTAATTGGTAGCCTGCAGGGGGCGGCAGAGCCATATATATGACGTAGTGTTTCCTTTTGTGTGTCTCGTGAGCGTGTTGTTGACACCGCCCCTCGGGAGAGAGGCTGCAAGGCGGGCGGCACTGTCACAAGCCGACTGCGGCTAACTCTTGCTCGCTGTAAACACATCTCCACGGCGACGCCATGTACGGTAAAGAAAGCGTCTCCGAGGAGCGCCACCTCTGTGTTTTGCCTCCGCCGGTGCAACGGACCTTCACCATGTAAACTACCGAACGACGCCTAGCCACGGTCGGCGAGCCACAAGGCACACCTTTCGTCATTTCTGTTGGACTCGCGCGTCACCTGTCACTACTTGTCATTGTTTAGCCGATGCAATCGCTGTTATTTCTAAACTACGGTAAACGGTCTCCGGGTAGCTCATTGTGAAGCTCACCCCCACGGGCGTGGGGCCAGACCAGCGGCTGCTTAGCTGCATAGACGTAGCCAAACATGGCATCTGCTGCCGAGCACGACCTGGCTCTTTCTGAGGCCGACGGCAGCAAGGACAAATCTCAGGTGTTCGGAATTTTGAGGTTGCAAGAGGAGAAATGTAACGTCGGTGAGAAATGTATCCCCACCGTGAGGGGAGGCGGGGGCGGAGGGGGAGGAGACGGACGATGGCAGGCTCCCATCTTCGCGTTAGCCAGGAAAGCCTCCGAAACCATTTCGGGGAGCATTCACGTCCTGCCCAAAGTGTCGGAGAACAGAGCATCCTTGCCGGGAGAGTGGACCGCTCAAGGTACAGTATATCCATCCGTATATTTTCTGTAACCCTTGCAGAGGTGGCGTACTCCCCCGAGTGGTCGTCAGCCACCTGCATATTTTTGGAATATGAGAGGAAGCTACAAAAATCCCACGCAATCGCAGGAAGAATTTTATGCCACTGCGCAGCCGAATATCTTAACTCGAAATGCTTAAAAGGTTCGATTTCAGGTGATGCTGAGATGCAGAGTGTATCACCGGGGTGAATTTTTTCTACACAAGTCAAAGAAACATGAGGCAATGAGGAGCAAGCATGACAATCTGACCTTTTATAATGGCTAACATGACCTCATTCCCCTATATGTGCAGAAATCACACTCACACCACCATAACAGTTGACAGCCTAAAGCATCACATGTTGCACTGGTGATAAAGGGGGTTGGGATACAACAATGTGTAGGTTCCTTGAGAAAAACTATTCCATGAATATTGTGTAGGCAgtgtgggtttgattcccaGCCAGATTCTAATACTTAACCATTACTAGTCCGAAAcctgggggggggaagaaatggGTGGATTGTGTCTAAAAGGGCTCCTGGCATtacgaaaaacaacaacagtctcAAATAAATCATGTGAGTGAATTCTTGCTCTCGCAAACTCCGATGTGATAACGTGAAACTTGCAAGACGTTCTCTATTATTATGAAAAATATGACCCGTGTTGTCTTTTGTTTGATAACACACAGACATCACTCAATGGTTCAAACAGTCACGAATGTTTGAGTTGCTTCTCGCTGGTTTATTTAAGCGAAGCACCTGCTAAGATTACCATTGCTCCCTTCGAGTCTACAAAGCCAGGGAAACCTTCAAGAGCTGCTATACCCTTAGAatgcactttatttattttattaacgtGCTAAAAGTCCCGGAGTCCAAACTTCAATAATGGCgtatgtctgtctctctctgacaGCTCTGCGGGATCCGATGACCATGGAGCGAGCTAACCTGCTCAACATGGCCAAGTTGAGTATTAAAGGCTTGATCGAGTCAGCACTGAGCTTTGGAAGAACGCTGGACTCGGACTACCCGCCCCTGCAGCAGTTCTTTGTTGTCATGGAGCACTGCCTCAAACATGGTCTGCGAGGTGAGATGATCGCATCTTCCTGTACTCAACATGTCTCCTTTACAATAGTGTGTTTGAAGTATTTTTTGGGGCTGGCACACTTTTCCAGCAAAAAAGTCCTTTCTGGGATTTAACAAGTCTCTTTGGGGTCCTCTGGAGCTGGTGGAAAAACTGTGTCCGGAAGCAGGAGAGATATCAGCCTCTGTACGAGATCTGCCGGGACTCAAGTAAGGAATCAACATGGCCTGTGTTTAGGGAATCAACCCAAAATTCCCAGAATAATGTATCTTTAAACCACACACGTTTAGCATATCTTTTCATTCATTTAcaactgcacaaaaaaaaaaatcactcattAAAACAGAACAAGACTGGGTTAAACATTTTTCATTGGTAACTTGACAACCTGCCAGCCTGTGGCAGGATTTCTACTTTCTGGACTTGGATTTAACACCTCTGCCGTTGGTTGTGTTGAGTCAAGTCCAATGCcatttccaaatgtttttttttttctttgtttttaaaaacaatttttattctAAAGCTCtacatcaggggtccccaaactttttcctgtgagggccacataacctttcccttctctgatggcgggccggtggcagtttgtaacagaaaaagtgtgacgatcgtaggggagcttaaaaaaaatattgttttccagaaagccacacataaccaaataacggttatttaataaccctttccaggttctttacagaaaaaaagtcaggaaacaaataataacactattaatgaaataaataataactaaaccctctctgagttcttcacagaaaaaacaggaaataaataactaaataactctctctgggttcttcatagaaaaaaaaccatggaacattaactttctgttgtgccatgaacaatcttaacagataaaagttcagctcagttgtcagagcagaacctctctgacacatatgagcagtctcttaaagttcttgtgttccttccttataatccttttgtaggttccagtaggcttgtagacactgctgtcttttttgttaaagtttgatagtgcgtcatagtctggagtaaaatttgttgtggcaattcttaggcgagatccgaggtgtttgtccgtttacctcgatctgtgacgggtagatgttgacgttcatgtggctgaacgtcacgtcgcgtacgtcgagccaaattggcaactcttttaaacgctcgtcactgtgttcaccctgctttacttgggcgacattttaacggaaggattccaggggaaggtttgtgggtggctttagcgcaaaactgcatctgaaagctcagcgcgcaaattacaagaatgctgtcgtcacagcccacgctctaaattcgggactgatacaaatagagcgcgagtgcgccatgtccgtacacgcacttgtgagtgtgcaccgagctttctgacacggcttccggtagtaaatgcgcaggcgagcgcttccccatctactgggcaaacgcagtcattgcaggcaaaatgagcaaaaaaaaaaaaaaaaaaagtttaataatacaatttgttcagggttggcgggccggattaaacggtcccgcgggccgtatccggcccgcgggccgtagtttggtgacccctgctctacattgacgtgaaagaaagaaatgaatgaaatcTGATTATGTGATGAAATAATGCTTTCTTTGCATGTAGGACTCCATTAGGTCGGGCCAGAGCGTGGTTACGACTGGCCCTTATGCAGAAGCGGCTGGCCGACTATCTGCGACTCCTCATCACCAGAAAAGACTTACTATGGTAATCACAagcacccacacaaacaaagaaacccACAAAACATTCTTTTAACAACGAGTATGAAGAATCGTTCATCCAAAGCACATGTGCGTCAGAAAGTGGAGTTTCTGAAAAGCCATTGTCCTTCCTTTGCAGTGATTTTTATGAGAATTCGGCACTGATGCTGGAGGAAGAAGGCGCCGTGATCGTGGGTCTGCTGGTCGGCCTCAACGTCATTGACGCCAACCTGTGCGTCAAAGGTGAAGATCTGGACTCTCAGGTAAACGCAACTTGGAAATTACTAGCATCACTAATTTGGATACATGTCTAAATGTTTCTACTTACTACTAACACAATTATTTAATGACAACAAAATCAATCATCACACGTGATCTATTTTTAGGTCGGGGTGATTGACTTCTCCATGTACCTAAAGAATGACATTGACGATTACAGGAGCGAAGAGAGGTACAGTCTCCTGTTTTTTATTCCGCTCTTTCAATGCAGTACCCtttaaatgtgaatttttgTTTCCACGACAACAGGAACAGCCAGATAGCATCCATTTTGGATCAGAAAAACTATGTAGAGGAACTTAACCGCCAACTGAAGTAAGACTTTACATTTGACCTTAAAGTATGAAATCTCATAGATATCCAAGGAAATTATGCCTTGTGGTTAATATTGTTGTGTCCAGTTCTACAGTTCACGGGCTGCAGGGCAGAGTGGACTCTCTGGAAAAGTCTAACTCGAAACTTATAGAGGAGGTGAGACTTGGCATCTCTGGTGGTAATTATGAAAAGGAAAGACACCACTTAACTTTGTCATCCGTCTCTGTCAACGTTTTGCATGCTTGCAGTTGGCTATAGCCaaaaacaacatcattaaaCTGCAGGAAGAGAACCAGCAACTGAGGAGTGAAAACAGCCTCATTCTTCTGAAGTCACAGCAGCATTTGGAggtatgcacacacgcacattttaAATTCAAAGCTTTTCTTTACGATAATAGGTTTAGTGTGCCGCCTCATTTAAAAACAGTATTGCGATGAATATTGTGTAAAAATGACGTCACAGTACCTGAAGGCTCAACTTGACCAACTTGTTTTATGCAGGTGTCTCAGGGTGACGTGTCAGTGGAAAGAGAGACATACAAACAGTCTCGTCAAGGCTTGGATGAAATGTACAGCGAGGCGCAACGGCAGCTGAAGGAGGAGTGTCAGCTCAGACAGGTGAGAGAATGGGCACCTCATTTTTACTCATGCGCCGTCTCGTGACAATACGTGTGAGTATTGCCTGCATGACTCAATTTCAGGATGTGGAAAATGAGCTGGTGGTTCAAGTGTCAATGAAGCAGGAGATGGAGCTGGCCATGAAACTTCTGGAGAAAGATATTCACGAGAAACAGGTGCAGGATGCATCTCAGAAAAAGAGTGTACGCATACGCCAAGCGAATGTTGACGAGTTATCTCCAAACAGGACACGTTGATCGGGCTCAGACATCAACTGGATGAAGTCAAAGCCATCAATGTCGAGATGTACCAGAAGATGCAGGTACATACAAACGCACACGTCGCTTGACGTACTCAATAGATGAAAGCATTTTGCCAAGCATTCTCGTTTTGTAGTCCTCCGATGAcgaaatgaagaagaagaacaacATGATCAGTCGTCTTGAGGAGAAAACCAATCAGATCACGGCCACCATGAAGCAGCTGGAGCAGAGGTGAGCAACACATTCTGTGTCCAACACAAACTAATGAGCATAAGAAAATTATTTTTCCTCTTATCTCCTCAATTCATCCAATCCCTTGTTGACCTATTTTAAAATTGGTCTTATATAATCGCCACTCCTGACCAGGGGTTGACTTTACTTCTCCTCATTGAGTGTGATTTAAAATATTCGCAAATCATGTTTTTGCGATGTTTGAGGATGTTTCaatcttcttttattttcttgatGTATGGGCTGTCCATTTTTGATAAATATGGATTCTTGCTACACATCCCATCCTGctgtttgttttaaaaagaatCCTGTAATACAagttgaaggtttttttttttttttatcacattaGTGtagtctaaaaataaaaaaagttcgaAATAATGCAGCCCCTAGTCTCGACTGCAACCTTGCAGAGGAGAAACC
Coding sequences:
- the LOC133152977 gene encoding bone morphogenetic protein receptor type-1A-like, whose amino-acid sequence is MKTFLVALLVFVLVSQGEALKCYCGGRNNCPGNEEICTTSHHLCASVVYNDGTSPDYMKGCASYPECNFIKDEPSVASIYCCGTDLCNT
- the rufy2 gene encoding RUN and FYVE domain-containing protein 2 isoform X2: MYSPQSLHRWGITHSESMERLAYSQALRDPMTMERANLLNMAKLSIKGLIESALSFGRTLDSDYPPLQQFFVVMEHCLKHGLRAKKSFLGFNKSLWGPLELVEKLCPEAGEISASVRDLPGLKTPLGRARAWLRLALMQKRLADYLRLLITRKDLLCDFYENSALMLEEEGAVIVGLLVGLNVIDANLCVKGEDLDSQVGVIDFSMYLKNDIDDYRSEERNSQIASILDQKNYVEELNRQLNSTVHGLQGRVDSLEKSNSKLIEELAIAKNNIIKLQEENQQLRSENSLILLKSQQHLEVSQGDVSVERETYKQSRQGLDEMYSEAQRQLKEECQLRQDVENELVVQVSMKQEMELAMKLLEKDIHEKQDTLIGLRHQLDEVKAINVEMYQKMQSSDDEMKKKNNMISRLEEKTNQITATMKQLEQRLQEAESHRSTAEEGTRRFKTDFANKADSLQQQIDHREKQLLQLETDLKIEREWRQTLQNDLHRERETVSQLKTQALQINGLKMEFHRLQDENFQLKSICEDQEQALEELGSKLSESKMKIEDIKEANKALQGGQVWLKDKDASHCKLCEKEFSISRRKHHCRNCGEIFCNGCSDNELPLPASPKPVRVCDTCHALLLQRCSSNPT
- the rufy2 gene encoding RUN and FYVE domain-containing protein 2 isoform X3; this translates as MASAAEHDLALSEADGSKDKSQVFGILRLQEEKCNVGEKCIPTVRGGGGGGGGDGRWQAPIFALARKASETISGSIHVLPKVSENRASLPGEWTAQALRDPMTMERANLLNMAKLSIKGLIESALSFGRTLDSDYPPLQQFFVVMEHCLKHGLRAKKSFLGFNKSLWGPLELVEKLCPEAGEISASVRDLPGLKTPLGRARAWLRLALMQKRLADYLRLLITRKDLLCDFYENSALMLEEEGAVIVGLLVGLNVIDANLCVKGEDLDSQVGVIDFSMYLKNDIDDYRSEERNSQIASILDQKNYVEELNRQLNSTVHGLQGRVDSLEKSNSKLIEELAIAKNNIIKLQEENQQLRSENSLILLKSQQHLEVSQGDVSVERETYKQSRQGLDEMYSEAQRQLKEECQLRQDVENELVVQVSMKQEMELAMKLLEKDIHEKQDTLIGLRHQLDEVKAINVEMYQKMQSSDDEMKKKNNMISRLEEKTNQITATMKQLEQSDKDLLSQTRTLAMSFVKCASTDTEHQYKLVKDISF
- the rufy2 gene encoding RUN and FYVE domain-containing protein 2 isoform X1, with the protein product MASAAEHDLALSEADGSKDKSQVFGILRLQEEKCNVGEKCIPTVRGGGGGGGGDGRWQAPIFALARKASETISGSIHVLPKVSENRASLPGEWTAQALRDPMTMERANLLNMAKLSIKGLIESALSFGRTLDSDYPPLQQFFVVMEHCLKHGLRAKKSFLGFNKSLWGPLELVEKLCPEAGEISASVRDLPGLKTPLGRARAWLRLALMQKRLADYLRLLITRKDLLCDFYENSALMLEEEGAVIVGLLVGLNVIDANLCVKGEDLDSQVGVIDFSMYLKNDIDDYRSEERNSQIASILDQKNYVEELNRQLNSTVHGLQGRVDSLEKSNSKLIEELAIAKNNIIKLQEENQQLRSENSLILLKSQQHLEVSQGDVSVERETYKQSRQGLDEMYSEAQRQLKEECQLRQDVENELVVQVSMKQEMELAMKLLEKDIHEKQDTLIGLRHQLDEVKAINVEMYQKMQSSDDEMKKKNNMISRLEEKTNQITATMKQLEQRLQEAESHRSTAEEGTRRFKTDFANKADSLQQQIDHREKQLLQLETDLKIEREWRQTLQNDLHRERETVSQLKTQALQINGLKMEFHRLQDENFQLKSICEDQEQALEELGSKLSESKMKIEDIKEANKALQGGQVWLKDKDASHCKLCEKEFSISRRKHHCRNCGEIFCNGCSDNELPLPASPKPVRVCDTCHALLLQRCSSNPT